One part of the Sebastes fasciatus isolate fSebFas1 chromosome 8, fSebFas1.pri, whole genome shotgun sequence genome encodes these proteins:
- the LOC141772842 gene encoding putative helicase mov-10-B.2 — translation MADKCCLQYHLGQTCLLHQPLQQQHPQMLPAVKPVQSPGPGHGDRKGPPNPPNGEAHMARQARKNIEARQKMAKLFQKYRAQLGCNKHSVTVTSEPPSVEEKICLTVYENKIVVPLTVKNWGFRRLHFTLEASDLVKNFFTVRDCHGEIIKNLKHLGLGPEAAYQIKVHFHSKHAGFYEQFLVFKFESHDLPSDNFEIMRLFEIIRRTSLSEEPLPRESTSPCDLKAVDWISAGGVRMTWLKVVVPLKKYPIPDNIKDFKKVNMKLEKMPLNWKNYYQRFQLLLHLEELHLKEEIEKFNRDSPMFRHKKNANLLILKISGVTKSSPAMLPGNKVLVTPLDQAGVFENNIFKGTVHQADAEQVYLEFSDTFMHRFKEGMMFHFNFIMNRIPLRTQHRAVQLVCSNKLREVLFPTGQFSPHQSNLRRLLELENNPEQCKAVQHIVAASAKPAPYLVFGPPGTGKTLTLVEAIKQIVKTQPSLNILVCAPSNGATDHLCEKILEGKIGDVQRLYALNSPVRNIPQNIKSCCNLNHDTNTLVTPDKTELMRSKIMVTTLQTAGRLVTGGVPSDHYTYLFVDEAGQAAETECLIPIAGLLEPKKCQIVLAGDPKQLGPIITSRIAVKHGLGVSLLERLMNDIDLYKSHKTQGYNNRFVTKLLRNYRSHPAILKIPNELFYNGELQPHAPKATCTSYCRWEHLPKKGFPLIFHGVAGTDERDADSPSVYNMAEVQVLKEYLKALVEHLRKKGVTKIEPREIGIIAPYRKQVMKIQKALQTDKDLRKEDLGNVLVGSVEQFQGKEYNVILLSTVRSNPKLTAQMQKCTLGFVDNEKRFNVALTRARALLIVVGDPRVLKTDQMWNKFIHYCFTEGGYRGITVSDEEITHRASVESDAAAAGPC, via the exons ATGGCTGATAAATGCTGCTTGCAG taCCATCTGGGCCAAACATGCTTACTCCATCAACcgctacagcagcagcatccgCAGATGTTGCCTGCGGTGAAGCCTGTGCAGTCTCCAGGACCAGGACATGGTGACCGGAAGGGGCCACCCAATCCACCCAATGGTGAAGCCCACATGGCTCGGCAGGCCCGCAAAAACATTGAAGCTCGTCAAAAAATGGCAAAGTTATTTCAGAAGTACAG GGCTCAGCTGGGCTGCAATAAACATAGTGTCACCGTGACCTCAGAGCCTCCGTCAGTGGAAGAGAAGATCTGCCTCACTGTGTATGAAAACAAG ATAGTTGTGCCACTCACTGTGAAGAACTGGGGTTTCAGAAGGCTTCACTTTACTCTTGAGGCTTCTGACCTCGTTAAGAACTTTTTCACTGTCAGAGACTGCCATGGAGAAATTATCAAGAATTTGAAGCATCTCGGTCTTGGACCAG AAGCGGCATATCAAATCAAGGTCCATTTCCACTCCAAGCATGCAGGCTTCTATGAACAGTTTCTGGTCTTTAAGTTTGAATCGCATGACCTGCCCTCAGATAACTTTGAGATTATGCGCCTCTTTGAAATCATACGTCGAACATCTCTCAGTGAAGAGCCCCTCCCTAGAGAGTCAACCTCACCATGCGACCTCAAAGCTGTGGATTGGATATCTGCTGGAGG TGTTAGAATGACGTGGCTTAAAGTCGTGGTGCCTTTGAAGAAATATCCGATACCCGACAACATCAAAGACTTCAAGAAAGTCAACAT GAAACTGGAGAAGATGCCTCTGAACTGGAAGAACTACTACCAGAGGTTCCAGTTGCTGCTGCATCTTGAGGAGCTCCATCTGAAGGAAGAGATTGAGAAATTCAACCGGGATTCACCCATgttcagacacaaaaaaaacgcAAACCTTCTCATTCTGAAG ATTTCAGGTGTCACTAAAAGCTCACCAGCGATGCTGCCCGGAAACAAGGTGCTGGTGACTCCTTTAGACCAGGCAGGagtatttgaaaataatattttcaaaGGCACGGTCCATCAAGCGGATGCGGAGCAGGTCTACCTGGAATTCAGTGACAC GTTCATGCATCGTTTCAAGGAGGGCATGATGTTCCATTTTAACTTCATCATGAACCGTATACCCCTGCGTACCCAGCATAGAGCAGTACAGCTGGTGTGCAGTAACAAACTGAGGGAGGTGCTGTTCCCTACTGGACAATTCTCTCCTCACCAATCAAATCTACGCAG GCTGTTGGAGCTTGAGAACAACCCGGAGCAGTGCAAGGCTGTTCAACACATCGTAGCTGCTTCCGCAAAACCTGCCCCATACCTCGTATTTGGTCCACCTGGCACAG GAAAAACATTGACTCTGGTGGAAGCCATCAAGCAAATAGTGAAAACGCAGCCGTCGCTCAACATCCTGGTCTGCGCTCCTTCCAACGGTGCAACTGATCATCTCTGTGAGAAGATCCTGGAAGGAAAGATAGGCGACGTGCAGCGCTTGTACGCCCTGAACAGCCCTGTGAGAAATATCCCACAAAATATAAAG TCATGTTGCAATCTGAACcatgacacaaacacacttgtGACTCCCGATAAAACTGAGCTGATGAGGAGCAAGATCATGGTCACCACCTTGCAAACTGCGGGAAG acTAGTGACTGGAGGGGTTCCTTCAGATCATTACACGTATCTGTTTGTTGATGAGGCAGGCCAGGCTGCAGAAACAGAGTGTCTCATCCCTATAGCAG GTTTACTGGAACCAAAGAAAtgccagatagtgctggctgGAGACCCTAAACAGTTGGGCCCCATCATCACATCCAGAATAGCAGTCAAACATGGCTTGG GTGTGTCCTTGTTGGAGCGTCTGATGAACGACATCGACCTTTACAAGTCACATAAGACACAGGGGTACAACAACCGCTTTGTAACCAAACTACTGAGGAACTACAG GTCCCATCCTGCAATTCTGAAAATTCCCAATGAGCTCTTCTATAATGGAGAACTTCAGCCTCATGCTCCTAAAGCGACATGCACGTCATACTGCAGATGGGAACACCTGCCCAAGAAA GGTTTCCCTTTGATCTTCCACGGAGTGGCCGGCACTGACGAACGTGACGCCGACAGTCCCTCTGTTTACAACATGGCAGAGGTGCAGGTTTTGAAGGAATACTTGAAAGCCCTGGTTGAACATCTTCGCAAAAAGGGTGTGACCAAAATTGAACCAAGAGAAATTGGCATCATTGCCCCGTACAGAAAACAA GTGATGAAAATCCAAAAAGCCCTTCAGACGGACAAAGATCTCAGGAAGGAAGACTTGGGAAACGTACTG GTTGGTTCAGTAGAGCAGTTTCAGGGTAAAGAGTACAACGTGATTCTGTTGTCTACGGTGCGAAGCAATCCCAAACTGACTGCACAGATGCAAAAATGCACTCTAGGCTTTGTTGACAATGAGAAG AGGTTCAACGTGGCGCTGACCCGAGCACGAGCCTTACTGATTGTAGTCGGAGACCCGAGAGTCTTGAAAACTGACCAAATGTGGAACAA ATTCATCCACTACTGCTTCACAGAAGGGGGATACCGTGGCATTACAGTCTCTGATGAAGAGATAACTCACCGAGCGTCTG TGGAGAgtgatgcagcagcagctggaccCTGTTGA